The following are encoded together in the Flavobacterium sp. TR2 genome:
- a CDS encoding AraC family transcriptional regulator, with product MKNNPKLLSNYEYKKFFLPDISTHNLFNNSNVQLYRIENYLKKIVIPVNPYQTTFNFLIFVTKGFVKQQLETSVFEINANQALSIKQGNFTATLELSDDVEGFFVIYENEVITEIALTTSDLNFFYTSPFSILNPDQIDWLIRLFELLEEELNQAENINAITTALLQSALLKIIRTENTDNKSLSRASFISFQFRELVQKNHIQHKNIDFYSNLLKISDNYLNKCIKETTGKAPKQWINEITIQHSQILLQDNSKEIAEIAFELHFQSPSYFSRMFKKVTGESPSDYRTQFLKH from the coding sequence ATGAAAAACAACCCTAAACTACTCAGCAATTATGAATACAAGAAATTCTTTCTTCCAGACATATCTACTCATAATCTCTTTAATAATTCGAATGTACAGCTATATCGAATAGAAAATTATTTAAAGAAAATCGTAATCCCCGTAAATCCATATCAGACGACTTTTAACTTTTTGATTTTTGTAACAAAAGGTTTTGTAAAACAACAGTTGGAAACATCTGTTTTTGAAATCAATGCAAATCAAGCTCTTAGTATCAAACAAGGAAATTTTACAGCAACCTTAGAATTGTCAGATGACGTTGAAGGCTTTTTTGTTATTTATGAAAATGAAGTAATCACTGAAATTGCATTAACAACAAGCGATCTCAACTTCTTTTACACTTCGCCCTTCTCTATTTTAAACCCTGATCAGATCGATTGGCTTATCCGCTTATTTGAATTGCTAGAAGAAGAATTGAATCAGGCCGAGAATATTAATGCGATAACTACGGCACTACTCCAATCTGCATTATTAAAAATTATTAGAACCGAAAATACAGACAACAAATCGCTAAGCCGTGCAAGTTTTATTTCTTTTCAGTTTAGGGAATTGGTGCAGAAAAACCACATTCAACATAAGAACATAGATTTTTATTCCAATTTATTAAAAATATCTGATAATTATTTGAACAAATGCATAAAAGAAACCACTGGAAAAGCACCAAAACAATGGATTAATGAAATTACGATTCAGCACAGCCAAATTCTTCTGCAGGATAATTCGAAAGAAATTGCAGAAATAGCATTTGAATTGCATTTTCAATCTCCTTCCTATTTTTCACGTATGTTTAAAAAAGTGACTGGAGAATCCCCTTCTGATTATCGAACACAGTTTTTAAAACATTAA
- a CDS encoding RidA family protein, whose protein sequence is MSEIKKNSRNTENAPKSPFSTQTVAFSHYNNFSGQLPIDPKTGEIISSDIKEQTEQCLKNIQSIVESIGHVMDDAVKLTVFLKNISDADAVDEVYKTFFKSHLPTRTTVVVEALPLDGALIQIDALISNGEGTTPQKALELVKITRNTENAPKSIHAHNVAFSHYSNISAQLPINPQSGKIVAGGVKEQAEQCLKNIQAILESIGHVMNDVVKTTIFLKDISDAVIVNEVLANFFPSYVPARTIINASALPMDALIQIDTAVSHGDGTPPQLPEDARFLAIEANNTEKAPKVSYSHTVAYSHYNHISGQLPLVPGNNQIVGSGIKEQASQCLNNIRAIVESINHKMDDIVKVNIQLKNVADITAVNEIYTSFFSGDLPARTVIGVSAIPSNALIQIDAVVSNSEGTPA, encoded by the coding sequence ATGAGTGAAATTAAAAAGAATTCGAGAAACACAGAAAACGCTCCAAAAAGCCCATTTTCAACGCAAACAGTAGCGTTTTCACATTACAACAATTTTTCGGGACAATTACCTATCGACCCTAAAACGGGAGAAATTATCAGCAGCGATATTAAAGAACAAACAGAACAATGCTTGAAAAATATTCAATCGATTGTAGAAAGCATTGGTCATGTTATGGATGATGCGGTAAAACTAACCGTTTTCCTAAAGAATATTTCGGACGCAGATGCTGTTGATGAAGTTTACAAAACATTCTTCAAAAGCCATTTGCCTACACGCACAACTGTTGTAGTAGAAGCTTTGCCTCTAGATGGCGCTTTAATTCAGATAGATGCTCTTATCTCAAATGGAGAAGGAACTACTCCGCAAAAGGCTTTGGAACTTGTTAAGATAACCAGAAATACAGAAAACGCACCAAAGAGCATACACGCCCATAACGTAGCATTTTCTCACTATAGCAATATTTCAGCTCAATTGCCTATTAATCCACAGTCTGGTAAAATTGTTGCTGGCGGTGTAAAAGAGCAGGCAGAACAGTGCTTAAAAAATATTCAAGCAATTTTAGAAAGCATTGGCCATGTTATGAATGATGTGGTTAAAACCACTATTTTTCTTAAAGACATTTCAGATGCAGTGATAGTAAATGAAGTTTTAGCAAACTTCTTTCCAAGCTACGTTCCTGCGAGAACGATTATCAACGCTTCAGCTTTGCCTATGGATGCTTTGATTCAGATTGATACCGCAGTTTCGCATGGTGACGGAACGCCTCCGCAACTTCCTGAGGATGCACGTTTTTTGGCAATCGAAGCAAACAATACAGAAAAAGCTCCAAAAGTTTCATATTCGCATACTGTTGCTTATTCGCATTATAATCATATTTCCGGGCAATTGCCATTGGTTCCTGGAAACAATCAAATAGTAGGCAGCGGTATTAAAGAACAAGCTTCACAATGTTTAAACAATATCAGGGCAATTGTAGAAAGCATCAACCATAAGATGGATGATATTGTTAAAGTGAATATTCAGCTTAAAAATGTGGCTGATATTACGGCTGTAAACGAAATTTACACTTCATTTTTCAGCGGAGATTTGCCTGCAAGAACAGTAATTGGTGTTTCGGCAATTCCTTCGAATGCTTTAATTCAAATTGATGCTGTTGTATCTAATAGTGAAGGTACGCCTGCTTAA